The segment aattgttaattacctgtaaaaataatacatttaaaacaaGTTAGTTTCGCAAGATCTACTTGATACACGATATATGGTTactgtattttataataaaaattcgtACAAAACATGTTATATTGGATGATTTCTAATTTCCATATAAAATATCCAACAAACATCTTCGAATTTATGCCAGAATACTTTGTCATAAGCATACTGAACATGCGTCGAGTAATATTCCTAAAATATATCGTAATTAATTAATAGTAGTATATGCAATTTTCTTCGTAATTTAAAGCAAAAGGAAAATATCGCGTATAAGTACTTTCTTACTCCGACGAAAGCATTGGGTACAAAGTAAAATCATTCTTTCATTGCATTGAATAAATTACGAAAAATTATAATTCCGTGAACATAACATTACAACGGGACGCAAACCGATTAACATTCATGTCGCGTATAGGTACATACATggtaaatgattttatttattagcaCGTCATACGCCGGCTGTGAGTTAGGGGGATCAGGTTTCTAAGGCGTTTCTTTGAGGGGAGCGagacgaaaaaaaaacaccttACGAAACTCGTCTCGTGAGAATTTGGGGTACGCGCTTGTTGTGTCCGTCCTTTATTCGCAAAATAATCGTTTGAGCAGCCCGCCTAGTATACTTCAGTCGGTGTCCACGTGCTTTCGCGTGAAGGAGTCTCTTAATCGCGTTCGCGAGTATCGTATCGTGTTAATTAGTGTAcctatcgattttttttacgcCGCGGATTACGGTCGTTCCTGATTGCACGTTCTGGGCAGCGGTAGAAAAGTATGTCGCTCTccagaaaatattttaagaggGTCCCGATTTACGTGGTAGAGGGGCACGACGAGGTGAGTATTTCGAATGGTCGGCGTCCTCCTACTTTGTTTACATCCTAACTTGCTCCGTTTAGTGTTTTCGTCTCTGCACGCTAGGAGCGCCGCGAGCGTTCCGACAACCGATGACGTAGAGGTCACGTGACCAAAAGCGTTGAAAAATTACAATCCAACGTCGTTTGAGTTGGCGTACGTTAtaattacgatttttttttataaaatttgcgttgtttcgttaggtTCTGCCGTTCATTTATCGTTGCGTCGGGTCCAAGCATCTTCCATTCGAAGGGAATACATTTGTACATTTGGATTCTCATCCTGATATGCTTATACCGAAAGGGATGCCGGCGGACATTGTGTGGGACAAAAATCAGTTGTTCAGGTAATTGCATTTCATTAAAAACATGGGGCAACTTATGTAATTCTGTTCAGAATTATTTGTTATATGTGTAATATGCAAATATATACACGTGTCGCTATGCGATCGATGCTACTTAGTTCTGTATGCTTATCAActgcccagatagcacacgacgtcttaaGATGTCCATTTTTACGACTGTTTTTGGTCTGAATGTCTGACGACCTTTTTAAGACGTCGCTGTCAAGACATTTCTAAGACGTTTGTCTACAGATGTCTTTAAGTCGTCTTCGAGACGTCTATGCCAAGACGTCTTTTAGACGACTGTGTTAAGACGTCTGTCCGAGTAGGTGTTTAGGACGTCTCTAAGACCTCCATGC is part of the Andrena cerasifolii isolate SP2316 chromosome 1, iyAndCera1_principal, whole genome shotgun sequence genome and harbors:
- the LOC143370493 gene encoding UPF0489 protein C5orf22 homolog isoform X1, which produces MSLSRKYFKRVPIYVVEGHDEVLPFIYRCVGSKHLPFEGNTFVHLDSHPDMLIPKGMPADIVWDKNQLFSEISIENWILPAAYAGHLKHLIWVKPPWANQMADGVTTFSIGKHKDNGSIRFSWSWEAN
- the LOC143370493 gene encoding UPF0489 protein C5orf22 homolog isoform X2 — protein: MSLSRKYFKRVPIYVVEGHDEVLPFIYRCVGSKHLPFEGNTFVHLDSHPDMLIPKGMPADIVWDKNQLFSEISIENWILPAAYAGHLKHLIWVKPPWANQMADGVTTFSIGKHKDNGSIR